The genomic DNA TCAGATATATTCTTAAGATATTCAACGGATTTTGGCGCAACTTGGTCAGCCCCAGCTGTAGTAAATGATGACCTGAATTCACAAAATAATTTTCAGTTCTTCCCTGCAATATGGTGTGAAAAAAATACAGGAAAGCTTTATTTAAAATGGTATGATACAAGATTATGTCCGACATCTGACAGTATGGATGTTTATGCAACTTATACCACAAATGGAGGAGCATCGTTTGCTCCAAACCAAAGAGTTACAAACAAAACATTTAAGATTAAATTAGCTTCATCAGGTTCAGCACCTGCTTATCAGGGTGATTATGATGCTATCTGCGGAAATCCTATTTCTGCAATGGCTTGTTGGACAGATTTCAGAAACAGCAATTACGGTTCATACACAGGTTACTTCCCTGATTTTGCCATGAGGGTAAGTAGCACAAGCCTTAATATAAATGGAAACGGCAATACAACGATCTATACTTCTGTTCCGGGTGTAAAACTTTATACAAATTCAGTTAAGTTATCTGCAACTGTTTCTCCAACTCCTTCGGCTGGCTCCGTTTATGTTCAATTTATAGGAAGAGATTCATTGACTGTATATCCGGATTCAATCCAAACCAGAATCGGAGCAACATCAGGTACAACAACAGGCACATATACAGTAACTATTCTTGCTCAGGGACCTAACGGAACACCTAGACACCAAAGAACAATTACAGTTAATGTTGGACCTACAGGAATTATCGGAAATGAAGTTCCTGCAAAGTTTGAACTTTCACAAAATTATCCTAATCCATTCAACCCCACAACGAAAATTCAATACTCAGTTGCAAAGCAAACTGATGTAAGAATTATTGTATTCGATGCAGTTGGAAAGCAAGTTTCGGAAATGGTTAAGAGTGATGTTCCTGCGGGAAGTTATTCTGTAGATTTCAACGGAACAAGATTAGGCTCCGGAGTTTACTTCTATAGATTAATTACAAATGAATTTACAGATACAAAGAAAATGATGCTTGTTAAGTAATATTATTTTCTTTTAGTTTTTTAAGAATGGCTCATAGCTGAAAAGTTGTGAGCCATTTTTATTTTAAAACGGTTTTAAAATTATAAAGAAGTATTCCTGCCGAAACGGAGAGATTGAGTGATTCACAATCGGAGTAATCATCAATTTTTATCAATTCAAATTCCTGATTCTTAATTTCTTGAGAAATACCATTCGCTTCATTGCCGAAAACAATAGCATATTTTTTATTTTTATTGATAGGAAATTGTGAGAGATTTTTCTTTGCCCCGAGATCAGTAAGAAGAACCTCATATTGCTCACTTAAATTAAGGAGTTCTAAATTTAAGTCACAGTCAGGCAGTATATCAACATGAAACATTGCTCCCTGTGAAGCGCGGAGTACTTTGGAGTTATACAAATCAACACTGTTTTTAGAGATAAGAATTTTATCAACATTGAACCAGTAACAAGTC from Bacteroidota bacterium includes the following:
- a CDS encoding T9SS type A sorting domain-containing protein, coding for MNKNYSLAFKSMSIFTMLFLIFNLNTGKAASMLDDPRFDRIPQSYLEQVAMQNDFFAPATVTIGDYDNFDMGTSTAEPHISQNPLNPLWNFCAYNINTSFRTLDGGMTWTATSVPFANTAGDPVTAYDSLGNLFYDNMKSPITGTWTNKSTNGGVTWGTGVSANVGNDKNWICADQTGGPYGGYIYGGMTPGNFVRSTDHGATFSTMFTASTQTLPGSMTAVGPNGSVQGGSVYYMTHSGANSAGVYTLYRSTNGGANFTQMSSNQFSNYIGTEISSRSTVQGMRTRPYPMIACDNSYGPYRGRVYLVYASNNPAGNGNKSDIFLRYSTDFGATWSAPAVVNDDLNSQNNFQFFPAIWCEKNTGKLYLKWYDTRLCPTSDSMDVYATYTTNGGASFAPNQRVTNKTFKIKLASSGSAPAYQGDYDAICGNPISAMACWTDFRNSNYGSYTGYFPDFAMRVSSTSLNINGNGNTTIYTSVPGVKLYTNSVKLSATVSPTPSAGSVYVQFIGRDSLTVYPDSIQTRIGATSGTTTGTYTVTILAQGPNGTPRHQRTITVNVGPTGIIGNEVPAKFELSQNYPNPFNPTTKIQYSVAKQTDVRIIVFDAVGKQVSEMVKSDVPAGSYSVDFNGTRLGSGVYFYRLITNEFTDTKKMMLVK
- a CDS encoding RNA methyltransferase, with the protein product MLTNKEIKYFADLKNKRTRDEEGKFLIEGIHLIKECLSSDLYYKDYIDCIIARDDFDLSLVPTKDIEILYASEKNFNRLADTVNPQGIIAVVRKPEHPEKLVLSESAKLIVALDNINDPGNLGTIIRTCYWFNVDKILISKNSVDLYNSKVLRASQGAMFHVDILPDCDLNLELLNLSEQYEVLLTDLGAKKNLSQFPINKNKKYAIVFGNEANGISQEIKNQEFELIKIDDYSDCESLNLSVSAGILLYNFKTVLK